DNA from Helicobacter pylori:
CACTTTGGTGTCAATATTAGATTCAAAAGCCATCTTCGCATGACTTAAAGAAGCCAATAAAAGCCAATGAGTCATTAAAAAAAACAACCATTTGGTATTAAAATATTTCATTCTTTTTTAAAATCCTAATCATTTGATAAGTTTAATAATGGCTGTAATTATAACTAAACTTGAATAACGCTTTCTAACACAGCCCTAATTTTAGGGGAAGTTAAAGAGCGTTTGAGCGTTATGCGTGCTTAAAGAAGCGAGCTCTTCAGTTTCTATGTGGATGATTTCGGCAATTTTTTGAGCGATTAAAGGGATATAAGTGGGGCTATTCCTAGTGCCTCTAAAAGGGTGTGGGGTTAGATAAGGCGAATCGGTTTCTAAAAGAAGCCTGTTTTTAGGGATTTTAGGGAGGATCTCTACCAGTCTTTTAGCGTTTTTAAAAGTGCTAACCCCTCCTATCCCATAGTAAAAACGATCGCTCAATTCCAAAAGCATGCTATCAGCGTTAAAGCAATGCAACACCCCAAAAGCCTTAGGATAGCTTTTTAAAAGATTCAAACTATCAAAACTCGCCTCTCTGATGTGGATGATCAAGGGTTTGTTGTGTTGGATAGAAAATTCAATCTGTTTTTTAAAAATTTCTTTTTGCTTGCTTTTATAATTTTCTCTCTCATTCAATTCAGGCAAGCGGTAGTAATCCAGCCCGCATTCGCCTATCGCCACGCATTTTTGATGGCTGACAAACTTTTCAAACAGGCTTTCATCAAAGCTTTCCACATCATAAGGGTGAGTGCCTATGGCAAAAAACACGCCTTCAAATTTTTCGCTAATTCCTACCGCTCTATTCAAATCCTTCATGTCCGCGCCCGGAATCACGCATTGCGTAACGCCTTTTTCTAAACTCTCTTTTAACACTTCGTCTAAATCGTTTTCATAGTCCTTGTGATCCAAATGGCAATGCGTATCAATAAACATGCTTTTATCCTATGGTTTTATTTAATATGTTACAATACTTAAGCATTCTAACATAAGGAAAATAATCATTAACGATGTTCAGTGGTCTAATCAATCAAATAGCTAAAGTGAAGAGTTTCCACAACAATGTTTTAAGCATAGAGAGCGATCTCAATCCCAAGCTTGGCGACAGCATTGCGGTTAATGGGGCGTGTTTGACCGCCATAGAAAGTTCAAAGACGCATTTTAGCGTGGAATTGAGCCAAAAAACCCAAAACAGCGTGGCGTTAGAAAATTACAAGGATTTAGTCCATATTGAGCCAGCCCTAAAAGCCGATGCGAGTTTGGATGGGCATTTTGTGCAAGGGCATATTGACGCTATCGGGGTCATTGAAAAAATCATTCACAACGCTAATCAAGTGGATTTTTTCATCAGCGCTTCTAAAGAAACGCTTTTGTTGTGCGTTGAGCAAGGCTCTATCGCCATTGATGGGGTGAGTTTGACTTTAAGCAAGGTAGAAGAAAAGGGGTTTTGGCTAACGATTATCCCTTACACTTTAGAGAATACCCTTTTTAAGACTTATAAACTCAAACGGCGCGTGAATATTGAAACGGACATGTTAGT
Protein-coding regions in this window:
- a CDS encoding TatD family hydrolase; this encodes MFIDTHCHLDHKDYENDLDEVLKESLEKGVTQCVIPGADMKDLNRAVGISEKFEGVFFAIGTHPYDVESFDESLFEKFVSHQKCVAIGECGLDYYRLPELNERENYKSKQKEIFKKQIEFSIQHNKPLIIHIREASFDSLNLLKSYPKAFGVLHCFNADSMLLELSDRFYYGIGGVSTFKNAKRLVEILPKIPKNRLLLETDSPYLTPHPFRGTRNSPTYIPLIAQKIAEIIHIETEELASLSTHNAQTLFNFP
- the ribE gene encoding riboflavin synthase; this encodes MFSGLINQIAKVKSFHNNVLSIESDLNPKLGDSIAVNGACLTAIESSKTHFSVELSQKTQNSVALENYKDLVHIEPALKADASLDGHFVQGHIDAIGVIEKIIHNANQVDFFISASKETLLLCVEQGSIAIDGVSLTLSKVEEKGFWLTIIPYTLENTLFKTYKLKRRVNIETDMLVRSVVSILKKTKGFEKNFSWNEADALTLGY